One segment of Paenibacillus rhizovicinus DNA contains the following:
- a CDS encoding AraC family transcriptional regulator — MNMKREHSALTDLLHSLQIDVLSAFKTQVTHDWHDFDFVPEYNKFYYIVEGEGWLKSGTTELTPAAGDLCMLPAHVVQSYSVQKGCPPYLKYWCHFTASIGPFDLFQWIGVPLSISIADREEMTALFKLLVSLRTNSSIIARLREKSVMLEIVSRYLEHVPITILQHRSEDLKRIQFIQAYIDSHMDSSLKVEDMARAAHLHPNYFIAYFKKHFGVSPLKYMNRRRADKAKILLSTTALSIKDIADQTGFKETNHFAKFFRKETGQSPTEYRLLNGGG; from the coding sequence ATGAATATGAAACGCGAGCACAGTGCCTTAACCGACCTGCTGCATTCGCTCCAAATCGACGTCCTGTCCGCCTTTAAGACGCAGGTGACGCATGATTGGCATGATTTTGATTTCGTGCCGGAATACAATAAGTTCTATTACATCGTAGAAGGCGAAGGCTGGCTGAAATCCGGAACGACGGAGCTGACGCCCGCCGCCGGCGATCTCTGCATGCTGCCCGCTCACGTCGTACAGTCCTATTCCGTGCAGAAGGGCTGCCCGCCCTACTTGAAATATTGGTGCCACTTCACGGCTTCGATCGGCCCTTTCGATCTGTTTCAATGGATCGGCGTGCCCTTGTCCATTTCAATCGCGGACCGCGAGGAAATGACGGCGCTCTTCAAGCTGCTCGTCAGCCTGCGCACCAATTCCTCCATCATCGCCAGGCTGCGCGAGAAATCCGTGATGCTGGAGATCGTTTCGCGCTATCTGGAGCATGTGCCGATCACGATTCTTCAACATCGCTCGGAAGATCTGAAGCGGATCCAATTCATCCAAGCCTATATCGACAGCCATATGGATAGCAGCTTGAAAGTCGAGGATATGGCGCGGGCGGCGCATCTGCATCCGAATTATTTCATTGCGTACTTCAAAAAGCATTTCGGCGTCTCGCCGCTCAAGTACATGAACCGCCGGCGCGCGGACAAGGCGAAAATCCTGCTCTCGACGACCGCGCTCAGCATCAAAGACATCGCGGATCAGACGGGTTTTAAGGAAACGAACCATTTCGCCAAGTTCTTCCGCAAAGAGACGGGACAGAGTCCGACGGAATACCGGCTGTTAAACGGCGGCGGTTGA
- a CDS encoding HEAT repeat domain-containing protein codes for MTQQPLLLNDDQMKSFIANGFLILKTDFPSEFHERLVTQLNEIYDKEGNPGNNILPRIRDLQRVFEHPVITGALTSVLGPEYLLHTHRHGHYNSIPKPGGWHKDSYWGYNRLRNHHPWWAMIMYFPQDTPTELGPTGVLPGTQYEDQRNFASDEMEEEATAKGEAGTFALIHYDIWHRSTPNLLGNPRFMLKFEFMRTQAPTAPTWNNEQPELGDITAVGGRSEYQPIAEDVWNWLSGRVASRANTLPAEEVAELAAQLTEAAEPEALAASYDLAASGPAGIAALLEALQGESKKVSRIASYGLSTAGLNAVEGLTEVLGSENETAVNHAVFALSELRGLAESSVPQVAALMNHSSVIIRRTVVDALGIMSVAPQTAVPALIQALSDEDTQVRFMAGLALVRIGAAAADAVPALAATLQDENRYVRGHSLEALRSIGTKEAHDVLLHELFNTRWCSDTTPASTF; via the coding sequence ATGACGCAGCAACCGCTTCTGCTTAACGACGATCAGATGAAATCCTTTATTGCGAACGGGTTTCTTATTTTGAAAACGGATTTTCCAAGCGAGTTTCATGAGCGGCTCGTGACGCAGCTGAACGAGATTTACGACAAAGAGGGCAATCCGGGGAACAACATTCTCCCGCGCATCCGCGATTTGCAGCGCGTGTTCGAGCACCCGGTCATTACGGGCGCGCTGACCAGCGTGCTTGGACCGGAGTACCTGCTCCATACGCACCGCCACGGTCACTATAACTCCATTCCGAAGCCGGGCGGCTGGCACAAAGACAGCTATTGGGGCTATAACCGGCTGCGCAACCACCATCCGTGGTGGGCAATGATTATGTACTTCCCGCAGGATACCCCGACTGAGCTGGGACCAACGGGCGTACTGCCTGGAACGCAATACGAGGATCAACGGAATTTCGCATCAGACGAGATGGAAGAGGAAGCGACGGCGAAAGGCGAAGCGGGAACGTTTGCGCTTATCCATTACGATATTTGGCATCGCTCGACGCCGAATTTGCTCGGCAATCCGCGCTTCATGCTCAAATTCGAATTCATGCGGACGCAAGCGCCGACGGCACCGACATGGAACAACGAGCAGCCGGAGCTGGGAGATATCACGGCTGTAGGCGGCCGCTCCGAATATCAGCCGATCGCCGAGGACGTATGGAACTGGCTGTCCGGCCGCGTAGCTTCCCGCGCGAACACGTTGCCGGCTGAAGAAGTAGCCGAACTCGCGGCTCAATTGACGGAGGCCGCCGAGCCCGAAGCGCTCGCCGCTTCGTACGATTTGGCAGCCAGCGGCCCGGCAGGTATCGCGGCATTGCTCGAAGCGCTGCAGGGCGAATCGAAGAAGGTTTCGCGCATCGCGTCGTACGGCTTGTCGACCGCGGGTTTGAATGCCGTCGAAGGCTTGACGGAAGTGCTGGGAAGCGAGAACGAAACGGCCGTCAATCATGCCGTGTTCGCCCTCTCCGAGCTGCGCGGCCTGGCCGAAAGTTCCGTGCCGCAAGTAGCGGCGCTCATGAATCATTCGTCGGTTATCATTCGCCGCACGGTCGTCGATGCGCTCGGCATTATGAGCGTTGCTCCGCAAACCGCCGTGCCGGCGCTCATTCAAGCACTCTCGGATGAAGATACGCAGGTGCGCTTCATGGCCGGTTTGGCCCTCGTTCGCATCGGTGCTGCCGCTGCCGACGCCGTGCCAGCGCTGGCTGCTACTTTGCAGGACGAGAACCGCTATGTGCGCGGCCATTCGCTCGAAGCGCTGCGGAGCATCGGTACGAAGGAAGCGCACGATGTGCTGCTTCATGAACTATTCAATACGCGCTGGTGCTCGGACACGACGCCGGCAAGCACGTTCTAA
- a CDS encoding LacI family DNA-binding transcriptional regulator, producing MATIRDVSKLAGVSVATVSRVLNRSGYVGAATEAKVTAAMEALSYKPSETARSLAGKQSSMIALMVPDLLNPFFPELALAIETCASAYGYTVILCNSNNDAEKERKLFDLLVHKRVDGLILSSYTATPKQIIALQDRGIPVVVVDNGFPGQPILSLIARNREGAREAVRHLLKQGCSKIGHLSGPADVTAARDRRQGYADECAALPWFSSSLIEQGDFQAEGGYDAAKRLLDREPGIDGIFAGNDAMAIGALKLLHERGSRVPDDMRVIGFDGIRVPMVVPELSTMVQPIYEMGEQAMQQLHRLIGGEDVKRETIELNTSLLVRRSSSR from the coding sequence ATGGCGACAATACGAGATGTTAGTAAACTGGCGGGCGTGTCCGTCGCGACGGTGTCGCGCGTGCTGAACCGAAGCGGTTATGTGGGCGCCGCAACAGAAGCAAAGGTGACCGCTGCGATGGAGGCGCTCAGCTATAAGCCGAGCGAGACCGCGCGCAGCCTAGCCGGCAAACAATCGTCCATGATCGCGCTCATGGTACCGGATTTGCTGAATCCGTTCTTCCCGGAGCTTGCGCTGGCGATTGAAACCTGCGCTAGCGCGTACGGCTATACGGTCATCCTTTGCAATTCCAATAATGACGCGGAGAAGGAACGGAAATTGTTCGACTTGCTGGTTCATAAGCGGGTCGACGGACTGATCCTGTCCTCGTACACCGCGACGCCGAAGCAAATCATCGCCTTGCAGGATCGGGGAATTCCGGTCGTCGTTGTCGACAACGGCTTTCCCGGTCAGCCGATTCTGTCGTTGATTGCAAGAAACCGGGAAGGGGCGCGGGAAGCCGTCCGCCATTTGCTGAAGCAAGGCTGCAGCAAAATCGGACATCTCAGCGGTCCGGCCGACGTAACGGCGGCTCGCGACAGAAGGCAGGGATACGCGGATGAATGCGCGGCCCTGCCTTGGTTTTCGTCTTCGCTGATCGAGCAGGGGGATTTTCAGGCGGAGGGCGGCTATGATGCCGCTAAACGGCTGCTTGACCGGGAGCCGGGCATCGACGGCATCTTCGCCGGCAACGACGCGATGGCCATCGGGGCGCTAAAGCTGCTTCATGAACGCGGCAGCCGGGTGCCTGATGATATGCGGGTCATCGGTTTTGACGGCATTCGCGTGCCGATGGTCGTGCCGGAGCTGTCCACCATGGTGCAGCCGATCTACGAGATGGGCGAACAGGCGATGCAGCAGCTGCATCGCCTGATTGGCGGTGAAGACGTGAAACGCGAGACGATCGAGCTGAACACGTCACTGCTCGTACGGCGCTCGAGCAGCCGTTAA
- the rbsK gene encoding ribokinase translates to MTRKPRIAVVGSLNMDLVITMQRMPRMGESMQGDDIHYISGGKGANQAVGCAKLGADVSMIGAVGDDGFGAQILDRMNGFGVGTETIAVLADVPTGTATILHTEGDNCIVVVPGANGKCTPDQIQALTSIISGADALIVQLEIPLPAVETALRIAREAGVRTIVNPAPAAALTDEQIGLGDYFTPNETEFEFFCGASAETEEALFQQMHEWKKRFPQQTLIVTRGKHGISCLAGDQIVTVPAPIVSVVDTTGAGDSFNAALCFGLASGWDLERTLPLAVKAASHSVTVFGAQDGMPSMTDLEQA, encoded by the coding sequence ATGACGCGCAAACCGCGCATCGCCGTAGTCGGCAGCTTGAACATGGATCTTGTCATTACCATGCAGCGCATGCCGCGAATGGGCGAATCGATGCAAGGAGACGACATTCATTACATATCCGGGGGAAAAGGCGCCAATCAGGCGGTAGGCTGCGCCAAGCTCGGCGCGGACGTCAGCATGATCGGCGCTGTCGGGGACGATGGCTTCGGCGCGCAAATTCTTGATCGGATGAACGGATTCGGCGTCGGCACAGAGACGATAGCCGTTCTGGCTGACGTCCCTACCGGCACAGCTACCATCCTCCACACGGAGGGCGACAATTGCATCGTTGTCGTGCCCGGCGCGAACGGGAAATGCACGCCGGATCAAATCCAGGCGCTCACTTCCATCATCTCCGGAGCCGATGCGCTGATCGTCCAGCTCGAAATTCCGCTGCCGGCCGTGGAAACAGCGCTTCGCATCGCCCGCGAAGCCGGCGTGCGTACCATCGTCAACCCTGCTCCCGCCGCGGCGCTGACGGACGAACAGATCGGACTTGGCGACTATTTCACGCCGAACGAAACGGAATTCGAATTTTTCTGCGGCGCCTCTGCCGAAACCGAAGAAGCGCTATTCCAGCAAATGCACGAATGGAAGAAGCGCTTCCCGCAGCAGACGCTGATCGTTACGCGGGGCAAGCACGGCATCTCCTGCCTCGCCGGCGACCAAATCGTTACCGTTCCCGCTCCGATCGTCAGCGTTGTCGACACGACGGGCGCGGGCGATTCATTCAACGCCGCGCTCTGCTTCGGACTCGCCTCGGGCTGGGACCTGGAACGGACGCTGCCGCTTGCCGTGAAGGCCGCATCGCATTCCGTCACCGTCTTCGGCGCGCAGGACGGCATGCCGTCGATGACCGATTTGGAGCAAGCTTAA
- a CDS encoding PspA/IM30 family protein, translated as MSVFKRLRDLTLSNVYSLIEKAEDPIKLTDQYIRDMTEDLEDAEKAVAAQIAIEKRFKQLYEEQDALVQKRNEQAHTAASLQNMDLARRALEEKKAAEQKRDEYKTSYDTNKASADNLRAKLTEMRNQLTEMKNKRETLVARYKAAKAQAEINKAMTGFSSDTAMSGLKRMEEKMLQAEAQAEASNEMNSKGKSLDDEFESLGTNKAVDDELAALMKQYEKKE; from the coding sequence ATGTCCGTATTTAAACGATTGCGCGACCTCACATTATCGAACGTATATTCCCTGATCGAGAAAGCCGAAGATCCGATCAAACTGACGGACCAATATATCCGCGACATGACAGAAGATTTGGAAGACGCCGAGAAAGCGGTAGCCGCTCAAATCGCCATCGAGAAACGGTTCAAGCAGCTGTACGAAGAGCAGGACGCACTGGTTCAGAAGCGTAACGAACAAGCGCACACGGCGGCTTCCTTGCAAAACATGGATCTTGCGAGACGCGCGCTGGAAGAGAAGAAAGCCGCTGAGCAGAAGCGCGACGAGTACAAAACGAGCTACGACACCAATAAGGCGTCCGCCGATAATCTTCGTGCGAAGCTCACTGAAATGCGCAACCAGCTGACGGAAATGAAAAACAAACGCGAAACGCTCGTAGCGCGTTACAAAGCGGCCAAAGCACAAGCGGAGATCAACAAAGCGATGACGGGCTTCAGCTCCGACACGGCGATGTCCGGGTTGAAACGCATGGAAGAGAAAATGCTGCAAGCCGAGGCGCAGGCCGAAGCAAGCAATGAAATGAACAGCAAAGGCAAATCGCTGGACGACGAATTCGAATCGCTCGGCACGAATAAAGCCGTCGACGACGAATTGGCTGCGCTGATGAAACAATACGAGAAAAAAGAATAA
- a CDS encoding DUF350 domain-containing protein — protein sequence MNLDEMLGILVWTGAGAVLLIVLMVIDSLFTRYKDLEEIKKGNVAVTTRFIMKLLAQAYILSRSIATSDDLWEALAVSAISFVILLLIESLVEFVLRASAGLDLTEGTKQNQIAPALFTGSLHLAGAMIIGACL from the coding sequence ATGAATCTGGATGAGATGCTGGGCATTCTTGTTTGGACCGGAGCAGGCGCGGTGCTGCTGATCGTGCTGATGGTCATCGATTCGCTCTTTACCCGGTATAAAGATTTGGAAGAAATCAAGAAAGGCAATGTGGCGGTGACGACCCGCTTCATCATGAAACTGCTCGCGCAAGCCTACATCCTGTCGCGTTCGATCGCGACATCGGATGATCTCTGGGAAGCGCTGGCGGTATCGGCGATTTCATTCGTTATTTTGCTGCTGATCGAAAGTCTCGTCGAATTCGTGCTGCGGGCAAGCGCGGGCTTGGATCTGACCGAGGGCACGAAGCAGAACCAGATCGCGCCGGCGCTGTTTACGGGTTCGCTGCATCTGGCGGGAGCGATGATCATCGGAGCTTGTCTGTAA
- a CDS encoding DUF4178 domain-containing protein, with the protein MGIFSRIKNIIAKPEPPIVEKSMLTIGPGDVCEVSLVTYQVVGRLQNRQRNLVVLTLQDGSAIRYLTIEERERTVYALYEPIDGRLDSVEEVPTVLELDDRTYHLEEQYSGFVLASGKTPFVQGGEQYVWQYQSDDQKLLRIEWQDGRFMLYEGEDVLPADVRVLRGT; encoded by the coding sequence ATGGGAATTTTCTCACGCATCAAAAACATTATCGCGAAGCCCGAGCCTCCCATCGTGGAGAAAAGCATGCTGACGATCGGCCCCGGCGACGTATGCGAAGTTTCATTGGTGACCTATCAGGTCGTCGGCAGACTGCAGAACCGCCAGCGCAATCTTGTCGTGCTTACGCTGCAGGACGGCTCCGCCATTCGCTATCTGACGATCGAAGAACGCGAACGCACGGTATATGCGCTGTATGAACCGATCGACGGCCGCTTGGATTCCGTGGAGGAAGTGCCGACGGTGCTTGAGCTCGACGATCGCACGTACCATCTTGAGGAGCAGTATTCCGGATTCGTCCTCGCGTCCGGGAAAACGCCGTTCGTGCAAGGCGGCGAGCAATATGTATGGCAGTACCAATCGGATGACCAGAAGCTGCTCCGGATAGAATGGCAGGACGGGCGCTTCATGCTGTACGAAGGAGAAGACGTGCTTCCTGCCGATGTCCGCGTTCTCCGCGGAACTTAA
- a CDS encoding DUF4247 domain-containing protein: protein MRSKGSYLLKLLLVFTLIFPLLAACGVNQKFEEQYPLESVNGSGSSTSYVYRAAGVSVPDVAKALADKEKPQQESAEAKDRMFLVYSDRIIHLQQDTAKPEDTLIEVDSQEYVRNNYSSSFLQGYLLASFLSNLFDNGRYGHGTYRGYDDRGTYKPTGGSYHAPSAQEKKAVPPMTVTRTGSIFKRSKNADSSTKSGSGGVTSNPSKGKITKEPGSSKKSGSWLTPRKSSKPKTRVGFGRVSRRR from the coding sequence ATGCGAAGCAAAGGGTCTTATTTACTTAAGTTACTGCTTGTCTTCACGCTTATCTTCCCGCTTCTGGCGGCATGCGGCGTCAATCAGAAGTTCGAGGAGCAATATCCGCTCGAATCGGTAAACGGCAGCGGATCGAGCACTTCTTATGTGTACCGCGCGGCGGGCGTGAGCGTGCCGGACGTTGCGAAGGCGCTCGCGGACAAGGAGAAGCCGCAGCAGGAATCGGCCGAAGCGAAGGATCGCATGTTCCTCGTCTACTCCGACCGCATCATTCATTTGCAGCAGGATACGGCCAAACCGGAAGATACGCTGATCGAAGTCGATTCGCAGGAATACGTTCGCAACAACTACAGTTCGAGCTTCCTGCAAGGTTATTTGCTGGCCAGTTTCTTGAGCAATTTGTTCGATAACGGCCGCTATGGCCATGGGACATACCGGGGCTATGACGACCGCGGAACGTACAAGCCGACGGGCGGCAGCTATCATGCGCCATCGGCCCAGGAGAAGAAAGCCGTTCCGCCGATGACGGTGACGCGTACCGGATCGATTTTCAAACGGTCGAAGAACGCCGATTCATCGACCAAATCCGGTTCGGGCGGCGTGACGAGCAATCCGTCTAAAGGAAAGATCACCAAGGAACCCGGCAGCAGCAAGAAGTCGGGCAGCTGGCTGACGCCGCGTAAATCTTCGAAGCCGAAGACGCGAGTCGGATTCGGGAGGGTATCGAGGCGACGATGA
- the lplT gene encoding lysophospholipid transporter LplT has product MKRMLSPLNTVVLTQFLSAFADNLNFFLIVGMVKRQGVDNPDIAVNYIQIAFLAAYVVLAPIVGAFADKKAKSNVLLLGNALKAVGIAMLLFGLPPALCYVFVGIGAVVYSPGKYGILTELTSTEDELLRANAKVEGSTILAILLGTVAGGFLAQNSDMPAILTCLVVYLLSLLMTLVIPARSGNAELRYGKEAMQFLRDFGTMFRNPRARFSLIGTGSFWLTAAVLRIALIAWLPLNLGITDTDQQSMMIGITAIGVVVSAFLTPKLVPAGKLHRAFFYGLFMVASVMLATMTYVLWLTIILLFMIGLFGGIFVIPLNTMLQEEGKSTIGSGKTIAVQNFSENILTVSGLLIYLTLAQMDVSVNGSVIGIGLILLLFILFLATQLPGITGKKRNRGEDRKQVS; this is encoded by the coding sequence ATGAAACGCATGCTGTCGCCGCTGAATACGGTCGTGCTTACGCAATTCCTGAGCGCATTCGCGGATAATTTGAATTTTTTCTTGATCGTGGGCATGGTGAAACGCCAAGGCGTGGACAACCCGGATATCGCGGTGAATTACATCCAAATCGCTTTTCTGGCCGCGTACGTCGTACTCGCTCCGATCGTTGGCGCTTTCGCCGACAAGAAAGCAAAGTCGAACGTATTGCTGCTCGGCAACGCGCTTAAAGCAGTCGGCATCGCCATGCTGCTGTTCGGACTGCCTCCGGCGCTCTGCTATGTGTTCGTCGGCATCGGCGCAGTCGTTTATTCGCCAGGTAAATACGGCATTCTGACCGAGCTTACGAGCACGGAGGATGAACTGCTGCGGGCCAACGCGAAAGTGGAGGGATCGACCATATTGGCGATCTTGCTCGGCACGGTCGCCGGAGGTTTCCTCGCTCAAAATTCCGACATGCCGGCAATCCTCACCTGCCTTGTCGTCTATCTGCTGTCGTTATTGATGACGCTTGTTATCCCGGCGCGGTCAGGCAATGCCGAGCTGCGTTACGGGAAAGAAGCGATGCAGTTTCTGCGCGATTTCGGCACGATGTTCAGGAACCCGCGCGCAAGGTTCTCGCTCATCGGCACCGGTTCATTCTGGCTGACGGCGGCGGTACTGCGTATTGCGCTGATCGCTTGGCTGCCGCTCAACCTTGGCATCACGGACACGGACCAACAGTCGATGATGATCGGCATTACCGCGATCGGAGTCGTCGTGAGCGCCTTCCTGACGCCGAAGCTGGTACCGGCAGGCAAGCTGCACCGGGCATTCTTCTACGGTTTGTTCATGGTCGCGTCCGTCATGCTGGCTACGATGACGTACGTGCTCTGGTTGACCATTATTTTGCTGTTCATGATCGGACTCTTCGGCGGCATCTTCGTCATCCCGCTCAACACGATGCTGCAGGAGGAAGGGAAGTCGACGATCGGTTCGGGCAAAACGATCGCCGTTCAAAATTTCAGCGAGAACATTTTGACGGTGTCCGGATTGTTGATCTATCTGACCCTTGCCCAAATGGACGTTTCCGTCAACGGCTCCGTCATCGGAATTGGACTGATCCTGCTTCTGTTCATTCTGTTCCTGGCGACGCAGCTGCCAGGCATTACGGGCAAGAAGCGGAACCGCGGCGAGGACCGGAAACAAGTATCTTAG
- a CDS encoding phosphotransferase family protein — protein sequence MRRYEKAGEKMEMMKAADIPLAILDLIGPVNDVRQPKQGHTSTVGHVIAKEGEFIVKRCDRPPYRDWLRKEHRNLLLLQSSGLPVPRVLSFCDEDESGASWLVTSYIEGIRLREFLAWEKSAAKRERAIHSYGAFLRAIHVAAPPAELAGQDDWLGEMLRQSAFDLAHYEVDGTADLLEELRWARPAPVTNTLIHGDFTIDNVLVCQDAVVGAIDWGGAAVGDPRYDIALAIRPKTNAFEQAADIELFYEAFGLRRISEQEYNYFEGGLYAFF from the coding sequence ATGAGACGCTATGAAAAGGCGGGCGAGAAGATGGAGATGATGAAGGCAGCCGACATACCGTTAGCGATTCTGGATCTGATTGGCCCCGTCAATGACGTTCGGCAGCCAAAGCAGGGTCACACCTCGACGGTGGGGCATGTCATTGCCAAGGAAGGCGAATTTATCGTGAAGCGATGCGACCGCCCGCCTTATCGCGATTGGCTGAGGAAGGAACATCGGAATCTGCTGCTGCTGCAATCATCCGGCTTGCCGGTTCCCCGCGTTCTTTCCTTCTGCGATGAAGACGAATCTGGCGCAAGCTGGCTCGTTACCTCTTATATAGAAGGGATTCGGCTGCGCGAGTTTCTTGCATGGGAGAAGAGCGCGGCGAAGCGGGAGCGGGCGATCCATAGTTATGGCGCCTTCCTGCGAGCGATCCACGTGGCGGCACCTCCGGCCGAGCTGGCGGGCCAAGACGATTGGCTGGGCGAGATGCTGCGGCAGTCGGCCTTTGACCTGGCGCATTACGAGGTGGATGGAACGGCTGATTTGCTGGAGGAATTGAGATGGGCTCGCCCCGCGCCGGTGACGAACACGCTTATTCATGGCGATTTCACGATCGATAACGTGCTTGTTTGCCAAGATGCCGTAGTCGGCGCAATCGACTGGGGCGGCGCTGCTGTCGGCGATCCGAGATACGATATCGCGCTGGCCATCAGACCGAAGACGAATGCGTTCGAACAAGCTGCGGATATCGAGCTGTTCTATGAAGCTTTCGGTCTGAGACGGATCAGCGAGCAGGAATACAATTATTTCGAAGGCGGACTGTATGCGTTCTTTTAA
- a CDS encoding DUF4269 domain-containing protein has protein sequence MRSFNEGIDWTNLAYLQSGHVVQTEVFALLTKHRIMEKLAIYDPVLVGTVPIGIQTASSDLDIICCVADFDRFEADARTLFHREAGFVCKRSEAAGDRSERITVNFMVENWPIELFGERLPVRQQNGFRHMVIESRLLALFGEAFRVRVVRLKNEGMKTEPAFARVLRIAGDPYGGLLALETWSDEKLEALLTKES, from the coding sequence ATGCGTTCTTTTAATGAAGGAATAGATTGGACGAACCTGGCATATCTGCAATCCGGCCATGTCGTGCAGACTGAAGTGTTCGCATTGCTGACGAAGCATCGGATCATGGAGAAGCTGGCGATATACGATCCTGTGCTTGTCGGCACCGTGCCAATCGGCATTCAAACGGCTTCGAGCGATTTGGACATTATTTGCTGCGTCGCGGACTTCGATCGGTTTGAAGCGGACGCGAGGACGCTGTTCCATCGGGAAGCCGGATTCGTATGCAAGCGGTCGGAAGCTGCAGGGGACAGAAGTGAACGCATCACGGTCAATTTCATGGTGGAAAACTGGCCGATCGAGCTCTTCGGAGAGCGTCTTCCGGTGCGGCAACAGAACGGATTCCGTCATATGGTCATCGAATCGAGGCTGTTGGCCCTGTTTGGCGAAGCGTTCAGGGTTCGGGTTGTGCGGCTGAAGAACGAGGGCATGAAGACAGAACCGGCTTTTGCCCGGGTTTTGAGGATCGCGGGTGATCCTTACGGTGGGCTGCTCGCCCTTGAAACATGGAGCGATGAGAAATTGGAAGCGCTACTGACTAAGGAATCATAA
- a CDS encoding tyrosine-protein phosphatase, producing MIDMHCHLLPGLDDGPDHLEEAVNLARCAASEGVTAIIATPHYRRGVYETDAGQVRQAAEHLSDELRRRRIPLLVQAGQEIRVYDEMVADLEAGRLLPLGNSSYVLLELPSARIPLRIEDTLHELRIAGWTPIIAHPERNAQIAADPDQLVRLAGFGAAAQLTSHSLTGRFGKAIKAAALELCRRNLVHTIASDAHNGTTRPYELRAAHDIVTAKLGRDFAASYERNARAVWQDTPLEHGKLTERRSAVTRLLAKWSPF from the coding sequence ATGATCGACATGCATTGTCATTTGCTGCCTGGGCTCGATGACGGCCCGGATCACCTGGAGGAAGCCGTGAATCTAGCACGATGCGCCGCAAGCGAGGGCGTAACCGCCATTATTGCAACGCCCCATTATCGTCGCGGCGTGTACGAGACGGATGCCGGCCAAGTCCGGCAAGCAGCGGAGCATCTAAGCGACGAGCTGCGCAGGCGGAGAATTCCGCTTCTCGTTCAAGCCGGTCAAGAAATTCGCGTCTACGACGAAATGGTTGCGGATCTTGAAGCCGGAAGATTGCTGCCGTTGGGCAATTCTTCTTACGTGCTGCTGGAGCTGCCTTCCGCGCGAATCCCGCTGCGGATTGAAGATACGCTTCATGAGCTTCGCATCGCGGGATGGACGCCGATTATCGCCCATCCGGAACGGAATGCGCAGATTGCCGCCGATCCCGATCAGCTTGTACGGCTGGCTGGCTTCGGAGCCGCGGCGCAATTGACGTCGCATTCCTTGACCGGACGATTCGGCAAGGCAATCAAAGCCGCCGCGCTCGAGCTTTGCAGAAGGAATCTGGTGCATACGATCGCGTCCGACGCGCACAACGGAACGACGAGGCCCTATGAGCTTCGCGCCGCGCACGACATCGTTACGGCTAAGCTTGGGCGGGATTTCGCAGCCTCTTACGAACGCAATGCCCGCGCCGTATGGCAGGATACGCCATTGGAGCACGGCAAGCTGACGGAGCGCCGCAGCGCGGTTACCCGACTGCTCGCCAAATGGTCGCCATTTTGA